One window of Populus nigra chromosome 5, ddPopNigr1.1, whole genome shotgun sequence genomic DNA carries:
- the LOC133693452 gene encoding flavonoid 3'-monooxygenase CYP75B137-like, with amino-acid sequence MIRTISYLLEDINMDVPATILVTLSAIFSVIWYGWIYAKSMKRSSSLPPGPRGLPLIGNLASLEPDIHSYFAKLAQTHGPIFKLQLGYKLGIVVTSPSLASEVLKDHDITFANRDIPDVSRAMDYGRSNIVATPYGPEWRMLRKVCVSKMLSNTTLDSLYPPRSREVRNTIKYIYSHAGSPINVGDQLFLTVFNVVTSMLWGGTIQGKDRASLGAEFRGVVAEMTALLSKPNVSDFFPSLARFDLQGVVKKMRGLAMKFEQIFEKMIDKRLKVDENGTRDATRSRSIECEDFLGFLLKLKDEGDPKTPLTMTHVKALLMDMVVGGTETSSNAVEFAMAEIMRKPQVMRKAQQELDEVIGKDRMVQESDINKFPYLYAIMKESLRLHPVLPLLVPHCPSQTCTVGGYTIPKGARVCVNVWAIHRDPTVWENPLDFNPERFLNGSIKWDYSGSDLSYFPFGSGRRSCAGIAMAERMFMYFLATLLHCFDWELPEGKEPDLAEKFGIVMKLKNPLVVIPAPRLPDPNLYE; translated from the exons ATGATCAGAACCATCTCGTATTTGCTTGAAGATATCAACATGGATGTGCCTGCAACCATACTAGTTACTCTCTCCGCCATCTTTTCAGTCATTTGGTATGGATGGATATATGCCAAATCTATGAAGAGGAGCTCCTCTCTACCACCAGGTCCGAGAGGCCTCCCATTGATCGGCAATCTTGCGTCTCTCGAACCAGATATTCATTCGTATTTTGCAAAGCTAGCTCAAACTCACGGCCCAATATTCAAGCTTCAACTCGGCTACAAGCTTGGTATTGTTGTGACCTCCCCTTCGCTGGCCTCCGAAGTTCTCAAAGATCATGATATTACGTTTGCTAACCGTGACATTCCTGATGTGAGTCGAGCAATGGACTACGGTCGGTCCAACATAGTTGCAACCCCATATGGTCCCGAATGGAGGATGCTGAGAAAAGTATGCGTCTCCAAGATGCTTAGCAACACCACCTTGGACTCTCTCTACCCCCCTCGCTCCCGGGAAGTTCGAAACACCATCAAGTACATTTATAGCCATGCAGGGTCACCGATCAACGTGGGAGATCAGCTATTTCTAACCGTGTTCAATGTCGTGACCAGCATGTTATGGGGTGGCACGATCCAAGGAAAAGATAGGGCTAGTTTAGGTGCAGAATTCAGAGGAGTGGTGGCTGAGATGACTGCGTTATTGAGCAAGCCCAACGTTTCGGATTTTTTCCCTAGCCTGGCTAGATTCGATCTACAAGGTGTGGTGAAGAAGATGCGTGGTCTGGCCATGAAGTTCGAGCAGATCTTCGAGAAAATGATTGATAAACGATTGAAGGTTGATGAAAATGGCACGAGGGATGCAACCAGGAGTAGAAGCATAGAGTGCGAGGACTTCTTGGGATTCTTGCTGAAATTGAAGGACGAGGGAGATCCCAAAACACCACTCACCATGACTCACGTCAAAGCCTTACTCATG GATATGGTCGTGGGTGGCACAGAAACATCCTCGAACGCAGTTGAGTTTGCCATGGCTGAGATTATGAGGAAACCACAAGTGATGAGAAAAGCACAGCAAGAATTGGATGAAGTGATCGGAAAGGACAGAATGGTACAGGAATCTGACATAAACAAATTCCCATATCTCTATGCCATCATGAAGGAGTCATTGAGGCTGCACCCAGTACTTCCATTACTAGTCCCTCATTGCCCTAGTCAAACATGCACAGTAGGAGGCTACACTATCCCCAAGGGCGCTAGGGTTTGTGTGAACGTCTGGGCTATACACAGGGACCCTACAGTATGGGAAAATCCGTTAGATTTTAATCCTGAGAGGTTCTTGAATGGTAGCATTAAGTGGGACTATTCTGGGAGTGACCTGAGCTATTTTCCATTTGGGTCTGGAAGGAGAAGCTGTGCTGGAATCGCCATGGCTGAGAGGATGTTCATGTACTTCCTCGCCACACTCTTACACTGTTTTGACTGGGAATTACCAGAGGGAAAGGAGCCAGATCTTGCAGAGAAGTTTGGGATTGTTATGAAGTTGAAGAATCCTCTTGTTGTGATCCCAGCTCCAAGGTTACCTGATCCAAACCTCTATGAGTAG
- the LOC133695206 gene encoding probable methyltransferase TCM_000168 yields MEEESSKINQILSMKGGLGEESYAKNSKPQRANLSSSVPVLEQAVLDFCDTELPRCITIADLGCSSGPNTLFAVTQITSLIYERCSQLGQAPPEFSIFLNDLPGNDFNTVFQSFLPAFKEKIRAENGSDFGPCYISGVPGSFYGRLFPSNSLHFVHSGTSLHWLSRVPPELNGKSNPLINKGKIYISKTSPAAAIEAYQIQFQKDFFSFLMARSKEVVPGGRMVFTLKARRFADPTADESCLIWDYLGQALQDLVLKGLIEEEKLDTYNAPYHEPYVEEIKTEIAKEGSFTLNCLEIIALPWDACNGGMKCDRETTAKNLVRVLRAINESMIQSHFGAGVLDPLFQGLTDIIAADTKEVEHVTAVVYVTRKD; encoded by the exons ATGGAGGAAGAGagctcaaaaataaatcaaattctgAGCATGAAAGGAGGGTTGGGAGAGGAGAGCTATGCCAAGAACTCAAAACCACAG CGAGCAAATCTATCCAGTTCAGTGCCAGTACTAGAACAAGCAGTGCTTGATTTCTGCGACACCGAACTTCCTCGTTGTATCACTATAGCAGACCTTGGATGTTCTTCAGGACCCAACACTTTGTTTGCAGTTACTCAGATCACAAGCTTGATCTACGAAAGGTGCTCTCAACTGGGCCAAGCACCACCagaattttctattttcttgaaTGATCTTCCAGGAAATGATTTCAACACCGTTTTCCAGTCTTTTCTGCCAGCTTTCAAGGAGAAAATAAGGGCAGAAAACGGTTCAGATTTTGGTCCCTGTTATATTTCTGGAGTTCCAGGTTCGTTTTATGGGAGGCTTTTTCCATCGAATAGCCTGCATTTTGTGCACTCTGGAACTAGTCTTCATTGGCTCTCACGG GTACCTCCTGAGTTGAATGGCAAATCAAATCCACTAATAAACAAAGGGAAAATATACATTTCAAAGACAAGTCCAGCAGCTGCGATAGAGGCATATCAGATTCAGTTTCAAAaggatttcttttcatttcttatggCACGCTCGAAGGAAGTAGTTCCAGGGGGACGTATGGTCTTTACATTAAAGGCAAGAAGATTTGCAGACCCAACCGCAGATGAAAGTTGTTTGATCTGGGATTATTTAGGCCAGGCACTCCAGGATTTAGTTTTGAAG GGGCTAATCGAAGAAGAAAAGTTAGACACCTATAATGCTCCATACCATGAACCATACGTAGAAGAAATCAAGACTGAGATAGCGAAAGAAGGATCTTTCACCCTCAATTGCCTTGAGATCATTGCCCTTCCATGGGATGCTTGTAATGGAGGAATGAAGTGTGATAGAGAAACAACAGCAAAAAACTTGGTGAGGGTCTTGAGAGCAATCAATGAGTCAATGATTCAGTCTCATTTTGGAGCAGGAGTTTTGGATCCTTTATTTCAAGGTTTGACTGATATCATCGCAGCTGATACAAAGGAAGTGGAGCATGTCACTGCTGTCGTTTATGTGACTAGAAAAGATTAG